Proteins encoded by one window of Sphingosinicella sp. BN140058:
- a CDS encoding alpha-amylase family glycosyl hydrolase translates to MLERGDASIAPHSAPDASEWWRGAVIYQIYPRSFADSNGDGVGDLPGVTARLDHVASLGADAIWLSPFFTSPMKDFGYDIADYRAVDPIFGTLEDFDRLLARAHGLGLKVVIDQVYSHTSDQHAWFQESRQSRDNPKADWYVWADAKPDGSPPNNWQSVFHGPCWTWDARRGQYYLHNFLSSQPNLHVHNLEVQEALLATAKFWLDRGVDGFRLDAINFSMHDPALRDNPPVADGLGRKTRPFDYQHHFYNQSHPDVPKFLEKLRRLIDSYGGRFTVAEVGGEQADREMKEFTRGPNRLNSAYGFNFLYAQDLTAALIHDSMALWPGAQGEGWPSWAFSNHDAPRVVSRWLGARDPGAFARQAMLLLMCLRGNVFLYQGEELGLPQAEVPFEQLQDPEAIANWPETQGRDGARTPMPWSAEAPHAGFSTAEPWLPVDSRHLPLAVDRQERDPTSMLALTRRLIALRKHQPALRTGTIRPVDAPAPLLAFERGEGSALLLCVFNLGEQASDWPLPAGWQVIEEVGHPLAPLSGLIACRA, encoded by the coding sequence ATCCTCGAACGCGGCGACGCGTCGATTGCCCCGCATTCCGCGCCGGACGCGTCCGAATGGTGGCGGGGCGCCGTGATCTACCAGATCTACCCGCGTAGCTTCGCCGACTCGAACGGTGATGGTGTCGGCGATCTGCCCGGGGTGACCGCACGCCTCGATCATGTCGCTTCGCTCGGTGCCGATGCCATCTGGTTGTCGCCCTTCTTCACCTCGCCGATGAAGGATTTCGGCTACGACATCGCCGATTACCGCGCGGTCGATCCAATTTTCGGGACGCTCGAAGATTTCGACCGGCTGCTCGCGCGGGCGCACGGGCTCGGGCTCAAGGTGGTGATCGATCAGGTCTATTCGCACACCTCCGACCAGCATGCATGGTTTCAGGAAAGCCGCCAGAGCCGCGACAATCCGAAAGCCGATTGGTACGTCTGGGCCGACGCGAAGCCCGACGGGTCTCCCCCGAACAACTGGCAATCGGTGTTCCACGGCCCGTGCTGGACGTGGGACGCACGGCGCGGCCAATATTATCTGCACAATTTTCTAAGCAGCCAGCCCAACCTCCATGTCCACAATCTTGAGGTTCAGGAGGCCTTGCTCGCAACCGCGAAATTCTGGCTGGATCGCGGGGTCGACGGCTTCCGTCTCGACGCGATCAACTTCTCGATGCACGATCCGGCGCTTCGCGACAATCCGCCGGTCGCCGACGGGCTTGGCCGCAAGACGCGCCCGTTCGACTATCAGCACCATTTCTACAATCAGTCGCACCCCGACGTTCCCAAATTCCTGGAGAAGTTGCGGCGGCTGATCGACTCCTACGGCGGCCGGTTCACCGTCGCCGAAGTCGGCGGCGAACAGGCCGATCGCGAGATGAAGGAGTTCACCCGCGGGCCCAACCGGCTGAACAGCGCCTACGGCTTCAACTTCCTCTACGCACAGGATCTGACCGCCGCGCTCATCCACGATTCCATGGCGTTGTGGCCGGGCGCCCAGGGCGAAGGCTGGCCAAGCTGGGCCTTTTCCAACCACGATGCGCCGCGCGTAGTCTCCCGCTGGCTCGGCGCGCGCGACCCCGGCGCATTCGCCCGCCAGGCGATGCTGCTGCTGATGTGCCTGCGCGGCAACGTCTTCCTTTATCAGGGGGAGGAATTGGGACTTCCGCAGGCGGAGGTTCCGTTCGAGCAGCTCCAGGATCCCGAAGCCATCGCCAACTGGCCCGAGACACAGGGCCGCGACGGCGCCCGCACGCCGATGCCATGGTCGGCCGAAGCGCCCCATGCAGGCTTCTCGACCGCCGAGCCCTGGCTGCCCGTCGATTCACGCCATCTGCCGCTGGCCGTCGATCGGCAGGAGCGCGATCCAACGTCTATGTTAGCGCTGACCCGCAGGCTCATCGCCCTGCGCAAGCACCAGCCGGCACTGCGCACGGGGACGATCCGGCCGGTCGACGCCCCTGCCCCCTTGCTCGCGTTCGAGCGTGGTGAAGGCAGCGCCCTTTTGCTCTGCGTGTTCAATCTCGGAGAGCAGGCGTCGGATTGGCCGCTTCCGGCCGGCTGGCAGGTGATCGAGGAGGTCGGCCACCCTCTCGCGCCTTTGTCCGGTCTGATCGCCTGTCGCGCGTGA